DNA sequence from the Dreissena polymorpha isolate Duluth1 chromosome 3, UMN_Dpol_1.0, whole genome shotgun sequence genome:
TTGATTATGAAAATTAATTACGTGCAATAACTCTAAAGTTATTTATTATCGACCaatttttacaaatgttaaaacTATTACAATGTTATATCGGCTGCATCATGATTGACTTCTGTATTTTTCTAGCTGCATCAggtttgttggtttgttaaaCCGATATGCAAAGTTAATTAGACACGTTACTTGCCGAAGATTTTACTTTTTCAATTGTAAGAATTgcgtgtgttgttttttatttcacgcaatttggaaatgtttgtttaaaaccCACATTGTAATTCTTTCAGATGCTGTGTTAACTGGTGCGGACTGCCTTCCGCCAGCTGTCAAGAATGCAGCTTTCACCCCAAACCAGACATCATACACTGATGGCTCGACAGTTACATTCACCTGTAATATTGGTTATGAACTGGACGTACAGAGCATACAAACGTGCAACGAAAGTAGATGGGAAGGAAAATCACCAACATGTGATATCATGAAGTGTCCAGATTTTGGAATAATTGACTATGCGAACCTAAACACCGGTGGAGGTATTGGACATGATTATGGAAGCATTGTAAAAGTAACATGTCATGACAGCTACGTGTTGGATGGTCCTTCCTCTGTTTTATGCCAGGCAGACGGAACTTTGGGTATGAAGCCAATCTGTAAACCGTTAGATTGCGATAGCTTCATTGGAATGAATTATAGTTGCTTAGAAAACTTGATTTTGAATAAAACTCTGGATTACCTTAAATGTAAGACTGATGTTCAAAATACCACAATTGGATTGGCTAATGAAAATACGTCTTATGAATGTGAGGCGTCTCAGGAATTGATGTACTCGGTATTGAGCTGTTTTTGCGATTGCAAACTTTCGTACAATGGTTCCACTGTAAGACCAGAAAACCTTACAAATGATAATCTGGCACACGGTAGTGTTTTGAGATGGAGCTGCAAGGAAGGATGCACAGAAAATACAATCAAAATTCTTGAATGCAATGACGAAAAGATCGGAATGCTTATGTGTACTTGTATAGGCACCACTGAATCGTCAATTACAACCGAGAACAATGCCACTAAAGTATTGACAGTCACTACAGACggaacatataaacatacaccCGAGAGTAATACCACCAAAGAATATAGTGTCACCACAAAAACAACATTTGGAGAGACCTCTGTAAAACATGCGTCTAAGAGCCAAAGCCCAAAAGAATCAACAACATCATCAGTGATGGCGTTTGGTCATACCACTGAATCATCAATTACAACCCAGAGCAATGTCACTAAATTATTGGCAGTCACTACAGAAGAAACATATGAACATACACCCGAGAGTAATACCACCAAAGAATATAGTGTCTCCACAAAAACAACATTAGGAGAGACCTCTGTAAAACATGCTTCTAACAACCAAGGCCCAATAGAATC
Encoded proteins:
- the LOC127875324 gene encoding uncharacterized protein LOC127875324 isoform X1, whose amino-acid sequence is MQCECPWEPIHDAYIDSNKPSRPIKLEVSAKLMEPLRMRNTKQNAVLTGADCLPPAVKNAAFTPNQTSYTDGSTVTFTCNIGYELDVQSIQTCNESRWEGKSPTCDIMKCPDFGIIDYANLNTGGGIGHDYGSIVKVTCHDSYVLDGPSSVLCQADGTLGMKPICKPLDCDSFIGMNYSCLENLILNKTLDYLKCKTDVQNTTIGLANENTSYECEASQELMYSVLSCFCDCKLSYNGSTVRPENLTNDNLAHGSVLRWSCKEGCTENTIKILECNDEKIGMLMCTCIGTTESSITTENNATKVLTVTTDGTYKHTPESNTTKEYSVTTKTTFGETSVKHASKSQSPKESTTSSVMAFGHTTESSITTQSNVTKLLAVTTEETYEHTPESNTTKEYSVSTKTTLGETSVKHASNNQGPIESTTSSVKAFGHTADKQGPQPQMQAIWAIVAVTFIVVLLILPGVILFYYKRKLCFKSSVESEDTEGLHMGNARSSHPEPTNKNEPKGTDIHATLIEGDIPTGSTPDVESEHIEGLHTETTISCQLGPETNTEPLSTEMNHEIFKESYATKSQDKGINVSENVTVTIL
- the LOC127875324 gene encoding uncharacterized protein LOC127875324 isoform X2, whose amino-acid sequence is MEVVMDVFAVCLWICLHAVLTGADCLPPAVKNAAFTPNQTSYTDGSTVTFTCNIGYELDVQSIQTCNESRWEGKSPTCDIMKCPDFGIIDYANLNTGGGIGHDYGSIVKVTCHDSYVLDGPSSVLCQADGTLGMKPICKPLDCDSFIGMNYSCLENLILNKTLDYLKCKTDVQNTTIGLANENTSYECEASQELMYSVLSCFCDCKLSYNGSTVRPENLTNDNLAHGSVLRWSCKEGCTENTIKILECNDEKIGMLMCTCIGTTESSITTENNATKVLTVTTDGTYKHTPESNTTKEYSVTTKTTFGETSVKHASKSQSPKESTTSSVMAFGHTTESSITTQSNVTKLLAVTTEETYEHTPESNTTKEYSVSTKTTLGETSVKHASNNQGPIESTTSSVKAFGHTADKQGPQPQMQAIWAIVAVTFIVVLLILPGVILFYYKRKLCFKSSVESEDTEGLHMGNARSSHPEPTNKNEPKGTDIHATLIEGDIPTGSTPDVESEHIEGLHTETTISCQLGPETNTEPLSTEMNHEIFKESYATKSQDKGINVSENVTVTIL
- the LOC127875324 gene encoding uncharacterized protein LOC127875324 isoform X3; the protein is MQCECPWEPIHDAYIDSNKPSRPIKLEVSAKLMEPLRMRNTKQNAVLTGADCLPPAVKNAAFTPNQTSYTDGSTVTFTCNIGYELDVQSIQTCNESRWEGKSPTCDIMKCPDFGIIDYANLNTGGGIGHDYGSIVKVTCHDSYVLDGPSSVLCQADGTLGMKPICKPLDCDSFIGMNYSCLENLILNKTLDYLKCKTDVQNTTIGLANENTSYECEASQELMYSVLSCFCDCKLSYNGSTVRPENLTNDNLAHGSVLRWSCKEGCTENTIKILECNDEKIGMLMCTCIGTTESSITTENNATKVLTVTTDGTYKHTPESNTTKEYSVTTKTTFGETSVKHASNNQGPIESTTSSVKAFGHTADKQGPQPQMQAIWAIVAVTFIVVLLILPGVILFYYKRKLCFKSSVESEDTEGLHMGNARSSHPEPTNKNEPKGTDIHATLIEGDIPTGSTPDVESEHIEGLHTETTISCQLGPETNTEPLSTEMNHEIFKESYATKSQDKGINVSENVTVTIL